Genomic window (Methylocaldum szegediense):
CCTGCTTCCATTCGTAGAATCCGTCCGCCGGAATCAGGCAGCGCCGGCGGCGGAAGGCGTCGCGGAACGCGGGCTTTTCCGCCACCGTCTCGGCGCGGGCGTTGATCATGGAATAGCCGGTCTTCGGCTCCTTGGCCCAGCGCGGAATCAGCCCCCAGCGCGCCATGGCCAGCTCGTACTTGCCTTCGGGCGATTCCCGGATGATCGGGACGTCTTGGGAAGGCGCGATGTTGTAGCGGGGATCGAGTTCCGGGAACAGGCTGTGAAGCGCTCTCTCGGCACGCTCAAGGCGCCGGGCTGAAAGGGTGTAGCGGCCGCACACGAAGATGCCCCGTTAAGCCTCCAACAACTCATCGCTGCCTTCCGGCTCGGGTTCGTCCTCGCGGCCGGCCATTTCCAGAATTTCCAGCGCCCGGCTAGGGCTTCCGCCCTTCTCGCGCTCGGCGAAGAATTCCGCCGCGGTCTGCCGCACGGCCAGCTTCTCGGCGATCGCCACGTTGATGTAGGTGTTCACGGAAACCCCTTCTTCCGCCGAGACCCGTTTC
Coding sequences:
- a CDS encoding toxin-antitoxin system HicB family antitoxin, which encodes MRKSNFPLRLLPSLAEELKRVSAEEGVSVNTYINVAIAEKLAVRQTAAEFFAEREKGGSPSRALEILEMAGREDEPEPEGSDELLEA